Proteins encoded within one genomic window of Gambusia affinis linkage group LG09, SWU_Gaff_1.0, whole genome shotgun sequence:
- the LOC122836662 gene encoding solute carrier family 43 member 3-like has product MRVTMPEPQSKLSVRRCLTFATGLVECLCFAGAVFGWAALVFVLKEDRYFSSLCVNATGLNGTQTLDCRAQDEQFSLIFTIASFMNNFLTLPNGFLFDRFGTTVTRLYGIFLYTMGTLMLAFSSSALAYLLFPALSFLAVGGILFLMTNMQVGNLFGSRRSTIITLYNGAFDSSSALFLIIKLLHESGVSLRSAFLFLSACSVVHILRTFFLLPRKHIPYPLPDRYTYGVSCGKSVAASAEVAANGEAHPAAEEAPLTKNAAVRQEKTFRECLLSRFFLWHLLWLSVMQLRHYLFIGTLNPMLQRLTGGEASLVSQYTNAFAITQLCGVLCAPWNGLIMDRHKGKPRAAGETELEADLRASVLSLFLTALQCVLFSLCASTPFLPLQYLTFILQVLNRSFLYGGNAAFISVAFPSCHFGKLYGLIMALSAVFSLLQYPCFALVKGPLGGDPLYVDVGLTLLSVLAFIHPVFVYMHCRNLASERARSKASS; this is encoded by the exons ATGCGAGTGACCATGCCGGAGCCGCAGAGCAAGTTGTCGGTGCGACGCTGCCTCACCTTTGCTACAGGCCTGGTGGAGTGTCTCTGTTTCGCCGGAGCCGTGTTCGGATGGGCTGCCCTTGTTTTTGTCCTCAAGGAGGACCGTTACTTCAGCTCTCTGTGTGTAAACGCCACAGGACTCAACGGCACGCAAACTCTGG ACTGCCGTGCACAGGATGAACAGTTCTCGCTCATTTTCACCATCGCTTCTTTTATGAACAACTTTCTGACGCTGCCCAATGGTTTCCTGTTTGATCGATTTGGGACCACAGTGACTCGACTCTATGGGAT ATTCCTTTACACCATGGGCACCTTGATGTTGGCTTTCTCCTCATCAG CTCTGGCCTACCTGCTCTTTCCGGCTCTTTCTTTTCTGGCTGTTGGCGGCATCTTATTTCTCATGACAAACATGCAG GTTGGAAACCTGTTTGGATCCCGTCGTTCCACCATCATCACTCTCTACAACGGGGCATTTGATTCTTCCTCAGCGCTTTTCCTCATCATCAAG ctgttgCATGAGTCTGGCGTCTCTCTACGTTCTGCCTTCCTCTTTCTGTCGGCCTGCAGCGTCGTCCACATCCTCAGGACGTTCTTCCTGCTCCCCAGAAAACATATTCCTTACCCGCTGCCGGATCGCTACACATATGG AGTCTCTTGTGGTAAATCGGTGGCTGCGAGTGCAGAGGTGGCAGCAAACGGTGAGGCGCATCCAGCAGCTGAAGAAGCGCCTCTCACAAAGAACGCTGCTGTCAGACAAG AGAAGACTTTCCGAGAGTGTTTGCTGTCCAGGTTCTTTTTGTGGCACCTGCTCTGGCTGTCGGTGATGCAGCTCAGGCACTACCTGTTCATCGGCACCCTCAACCCCATGCTGCAGAGGCTGACTGGAGGAGAGGCCTCACTGG TGAGCCAGTACACCAACGCCTTCGCCATCACCCAGCTGTGTGGAGTGCTGTGCGCTCCCTGGAACGGCCTCATCATGGACCGACATAAAGGCAAACCGCGAGCTGCAG GAGAGACGGAGCTGGAAGCTGATCTGCGGGCGTCTGTGCTTTCTCTATTCCTGACGGCGCTGCAGTGCGTCTTGTTCTCTCTGTGTGCCTCCACCCCTTTCCTCCCGCTTCAGTACCTCACCTTCATCCTGCAGGTGCTGAACCGCTCCTTCCTCTACGGCGGCAACGCAGCCTTCATCAGCGTGGC GTTTCCGTCTTGCCATTTTGGGAAGCTGTACGGTCTGATCATGGCTCTGTCTGCAgtgttttctctgctgcagtATCCCTGCTTTGCTCTGGTGAAAGGACCTCTGGGTGGAGATCCTTTATAC GTGGACGTCGGCCTGACGCTGCTCAGCGTGTTAGCCTTCATACATCCCGTCTTCGTCTACATGCATTGTCGAAATCTCGCCTCTGAGAGAGCAAGGAGCAAAGCCTCATCTTAA